In Sphingobacterium zeae, one genomic interval encodes:
- a CDS encoding acetylxylan esterase encodes MSKKKIKLVFTACLFVVSLVVKGQDSLLNYEHKFKQPLEKVLALMQKRYQVKIKYDPRNVKDIMVDYAPWKFRADLVGTEVNLLYPLGFKLQEEAKPNTYKLKSYEYYRWKPQEGWDFLNLLSKKYTDQASWEKRKDQLRVAVRQAMYWDKLKSIPNQPIRLGKARRYADYQVQNFALEIIPGVYINGSIYSPLKQKKNIPVMLSPDGHWPNQRYRSDAQKRFITLARLGCMAVSYDLFSWGESLLQFASTDHRSSEAMLMQTWGAARIMEYVMSLPNVDRSRIGISGGSGGGSHSILMAALDDRFTLVAPVVAMSSYFFGGCPCESGIPVHFVCGGTNNVELAAMTAPKPQLMISDGQDWTKETAINDFPFLQHIYGYYDEKDQVQHAHFPDEGHDFGYNKRQALYKFLLDHFHLDQTKAADIIAETGIQIEPEELLYSFGKKGENLPKNAIRGMEQLKALLKSYQIEL; translated from the coding sequence ATGTCAAAGAAGAAGATTAAGCTTGTTTTCACCGCATGTCTGTTTGTGGTTTCGCTTGTTGTCAAGGGGCAGGACAGCTTACTCAATTATGAGCATAAATTTAAGCAACCCCTGGAAAAAGTGCTTGCCTTGATGCAAAAACGGTATCAGGTCAAGATCAAATATGATCCACGTAATGTCAAAGACATTATGGTGGACTACGCACCCTGGAAGTTTAGGGCAGATCTTGTGGGCACAGAAGTCAATTTGCTGTATCCCTTGGGTTTTAAACTGCAGGAGGAAGCCAAGCCCAATACGTATAAATTAAAATCATACGAGTATTACCGCTGGAAACCACAGGAAGGTTGGGACTTTCTAAACTTACTGTCCAAAAAATATACGGATCAGGCAAGTTGGGAGAAGAGAAAAGATCAATTGCGTGTTGCGGTGAGACAAGCGATGTACTGGGATAAGCTGAAAAGTATACCGAATCAACCGATCCGATTGGGCAAGGCACGTCGCTATGCGGATTACCAAGTTCAGAATTTTGCCTTAGAAATTATCCCGGGAGTATATATCAATGGCAGTATCTATTCGCCGCTCAAGCAAAAGAAAAATATCCCTGTGATGTTATCTCCTGATGGCCATTGGCCAAATCAGCGGTATCGTTCGGATGCGCAAAAGAGATTTATCACCTTAGCTCGACTAGGATGTATGGCAGTAAGCTATGACCTATTTTCCTGGGGAGAATCCCTATTGCAGTTTGCCTCGACAGATCATCGCAGCAGCGAAGCCATGTTGATGCAGACCTGGGGAGCAGCACGAATTATGGAATATGTAATGAGCTTGCCTAATGTCGATCGAAGCCGAATAGGAATCAGTGGCGGATCGGGTGGTGGTAGCCACAGTATTTTAATGGCTGCTTTAGACGATCGCTTCACGTTGGTCGCTCCTGTCGTGGCAATGTCTTCTTATTTCTTTGGTGGATGTCCCTGTGAAAGTGGAATCCCCGTACATTTTGTCTGCGGTGGGACCAATAATGTCGAACTGGCTGCGATGACAGCTCCTAAGCCACAGCTTATGATCTCCGATGGACAGGATTGGACAAAGGAGACTGCTATCAATGATTTTCCATTTCTGCAACATATCTACGGTTACTATGACGAAAAAGATCAAGTGCAGCATGCACATTTTCCGGATGAAGGTCATGATTTTGGCTACAACAAAAGGCAGGCACTCTACAAATTCCTACTGGATCATTTTCATTTAGATCAGACTAAAGCTGCGGATATCATCGCGGAGACCGGTATTCAGATCGAGCCGGAGGAGTTGTTATACAGTTTTGGAAAGAAGGGGGAAAACTTACCAAAGAACGCGATTCGTGGGATGGAACAGTTGAAAGCATTGTTAAAATCATATCAAATTGAACTATGA
- a CDS encoding sialidase family protein, which produces MKIKIKLATALLFLYSLCSYGQNPTLKEWQKGVIKDEFIYDTASFPSCHSATMAETDQGLVYAFFGGTKERHPDVEIYVSRYENGHWTAPASAADGIQPDGKRLPTWNPVLYQIPNGDLLLFYKIGPKPSEWWGMLKRSKDGGKTWSAAEKLPEGFIGPVKNKPVLLQNGTLLSPSSTEGNGWNVHFEASSDLGKTWRKIGPIARGADNLDAIQPSILDHGNGRLQILARTRNRAVVTSWSKDWGEHWTPLEKTTLPNNNSGTDAVTLKDGRHVLVYNHVLPEGNLAKGARTPLNVAFSKDGKQWQAALILEDSPISQYSYPAVIQTKDGLLHFGYTWRRKKMKHVVVDPKKVKLIPIEDGIWPTKKRYKKPDPNAYVKEED; this is translated from the coding sequence ATGAAGATAAAGATTAAATTAGCAACAGCCCTATTGTTTTTATATTCCTTGTGTTCTTACGGACAAAATCCGACATTAAAAGAATGGCAAAAAGGGGTCATAAAAGATGAGTTTATTTATGATACGGCATCTTTCCCTTCCTGTCATTCCGCTACAATGGCAGAGACCGATCAAGGTTTGGTTTATGCCTTTTTTGGTGGAACGAAAGAACGTCACCCCGATGTGGAAATCTATGTGAGTAGATACGAAAATGGACACTGGACGGCTCCTGCGTCAGCCGCAGATGGTATACAACCGGATGGGAAGCGCTTGCCGACCTGGAACCCAGTTTTATATCAAATACCCAACGGAGATCTCTTGTTATTCTATAAAATTGGACCGAAGCCATCGGAATGGTGGGGGATGCTCAAACGTTCCAAAGATGGCGGTAAGACTTGGTCTGCTGCCGAGAAGTTGCCCGAGGGCTTTATTGGACCGGTGAAAAATAAGCCTGTTCTTTTGCAAAATGGCACCTTGCTGAGTCCTTCCAGTACAGAAGGAAATGGCTGGAATGTACATTTTGAGGCGAGTTCGGATTTAGGTAAGACCTGGCGTAAAATAGGCCCTATCGCCCGTGGTGCAGATAATCTGGATGCCATACAACCGAGCATACTTGACCACGGAAATGGTCGATTGCAAATATTGGCGCGCACACGCAACCGTGCGGTCGTAACATCTTGGTCTAAGGACTGGGGCGAACATTGGACCCCACTGGAAAAAACGACGCTCCCAAATAATAATTCGGGGACGGATGCCGTAACGCTAAAAGACGGACGGCATGTGTTGGTGTATAACCACGTGCTTCCGGAAGGTAACTTAGCCAAAGGGGCACGTACACCATTGAATGTTGCTTTTTCCAAAGATGGCAAGCAGTGGCAGGCCGCACTTATACTTGAGGATTCGCCAATCAGTCAGTATTCTTATCCCGCAGTGATTCAAACCAAAGATGGGCTATTGCATTTTGGCTACACCTGGCGTAGAAAGAAAATGAAACATGTCGTCGTAGATCCGAAGAAAGTGAAATTAATCCCGATTGAGGATGGCATCTGGCCAACAAAAAAAAGATATAAAAAACCAGACCCTAATGCATATGTCAAAGAAGAAGATTAA
- a CDS encoding glycoside hydrolase family 2 protein, producing MNLKTKIALSLLFFGTMGLQVSAQKTASQYLSGTGKDDGVLWDFYVTEGLNAGKWTKIPVPSNWEQQGFGKYNYGFNKEADKGKEVGHYKYSFKVSDDWKNKQVRIVFEGSMTDTEVKINGKLAGAIHQGSYYVFKYDITKLLKFGEENLLEVNVAKHSANKSVNAAEREGDFWIFGGIFRPVYLEALPQHHIERVSLDAKANGTFRAKIATAGEADEIMVQLLDAKGKKFGKQLKAKLSDKNNWLEGQFSAPQLWSAEFPNLYTAQFTLSKNGKVQHQLEQKFGFRTIEVKERDGVYVNGIKVRLKGVNRHAFVPESGRTTSKEVSIADVKIMKEMNMNAVRMAHYPPDNHFLAVCDSLGLYVMNEIAGWHGHYDKEVGTKLLREMMVVSENNPSVVFWANGNEGGHNTDLDPIFAEEDIQKRPVIYPWAIHDGFETTHYREYNYGIGTYDHGHNIIMPTEFLHGMYDGGHGAGLDDYWNAMLANPLAAGGFLWDFRDQGIVRTDKGGIIDTDGNRGPDGIIGPHGEKEGSFFTIKEVWSPIFFEKREMTKGFDGAFHIENRYAFTNVNQCTFSYELKKLGGYDEVKETKKGTIVAPNIRPGDKGILKVDFPTGWEDFDVLYITAKDVHQQELFTWSFPIILPNQVASSLLKPNGTGDIAVQETANAYLVKANGISYQINKTSGLLEQVQNAKGVIPFKNGPVLQEAATNYKNFKLDREDGKVIIASTFDKKESYNTLRWEILASGQLKMHVQYFPESYFTRFVGVNFDFPEDQIEGVEYRGMGPYRVWKNRMKGNQFGVWKKKYNNTATGESPFEYPEFKGYHANMYWTKFIGKDQSFRVFTDREDVFLRLYTPKEQQDTEWKNMEPTFPKGDISFMNGISAIGTKTQKPEMTGPMGMKHVYYDFEKEPARALHMVLYFDFEN from the coding sequence ATGAACTTGAAAACAAAAATAGCGTTATCCTTACTTTTTTTTGGGACTATGGGATTGCAGGTATCTGCCCAAAAAACAGCGAGCCAGTACCTCTCTGGAACAGGAAAGGATGATGGTGTGTTATGGGATTTTTATGTGACCGAAGGCTTGAATGCTGGGAAATGGACGAAAATACCAGTTCCCTCCAACTGGGAACAACAAGGCTTCGGAAAATATAATTACGGGTTCAATAAAGAGGCTGATAAAGGCAAAGAGGTCGGTCACTATAAATATAGCTTTAAGGTATCCGATGACTGGAAAAATAAGCAGGTTCGGATTGTTTTTGAAGGTTCGATGACCGATACCGAAGTCAAGATCAATGGTAAGCTGGCCGGCGCTATCCATCAAGGATCATATTATGTTTTCAAATACGATATTACGAAGCTATTGAAATTTGGCGAAGAAAATCTATTGGAGGTCAATGTTGCTAAGCATTCGGCAAACAAGTCGGTGAATGCGGCGGAACGGGAAGGTGACTTCTGGATTTTCGGCGGCATTTTTAGACCGGTCTATTTGGAGGCCCTGCCCCAGCATCATATTGAACGTGTTTCATTGGACGCAAAGGCCAATGGTACATTCCGGGCAAAAATAGCGACAGCGGGAGAAGCGGACGAAATTATGGTTCAACTGCTTGATGCAAAAGGAAAGAAATTTGGCAAACAGCTGAAAGCAAAGCTGTCAGACAAAAACAATTGGCTCGAGGGACAATTTTCAGCTCCGCAATTATGGTCTGCCGAATTTCCGAACTTATATACAGCGCAATTTACCTTGTCGAAAAATGGTAAGGTACAGCACCAGCTGGAGCAAAAATTTGGTTTTCGGACTATAGAAGTCAAAGAACGTGATGGCGTTTATGTCAATGGCATAAAGGTCCGATTAAAAGGTGTCAATCGGCATGCGTTCGTTCCGGAATCCGGACGGACGACGAGTAAAGAAGTTAGCATTGCCGATGTGAAGATCATGAAGGAAATGAATATGAACGCTGTCCGGATGGCCCATTATCCACCAGACAATCATTTTCTGGCTGTCTGTGATTCATTGGGGTTATATGTCATGAACGAGATAGCGGGCTGGCACGGACACTACGATAAGGAAGTTGGTACCAAATTATTGCGGGAGATGATGGTCGTATCCGAAAATAATCCATCCGTTGTTTTTTGGGCAAATGGGAATGAAGGTGGGCATAATACGGATCTCGATCCCATCTTCGCAGAGGAGGATATTCAAAAACGCCCTGTGATTTATCCTTGGGCCATACATGATGGTTTTGAAACAACTCATTACCGGGAATATAACTATGGTATTGGTACCTATGATCATGGGCACAATATCATTATGCCGACAGAGTTTTTGCACGGTATGTACGATGGCGGGCATGGTGCCGGATTAGATGATTATTGGAATGCGATGCTTGCCAATCCCCTTGCTGCAGGTGGTTTTCTTTGGGATTTTCGTGATCAGGGAATCGTCAGGACGGATAAAGGCGGTATTATAGATACTGATGGAAATCGTGGTCCGGATGGTATTATTGGCCCACATGGCGAAAAAGAAGGAAGCTTCTTTACGATAAAAGAGGTATGGAGTCCTATCTTCTTTGAAAAGCGGGAAATGACCAAGGGATTTGATGGGGCATTCCATATTGAAAATAGATACGCATTTACCAATGTTAACCAGTGTACCTTTTCGTACGAACTCAAAAAGTTGGGCGGTTATGATGAGGTTAAGGAAACAAAAAAAGGAACGATTGTCGCTCCCAATATCCGCCCCGGTGATAAAGGGATTTTAAAAGTTGATTTCCCTACAGGTTGGGAGGACTTTGATGTCTTATATATTACCGCAAAAGATGTGCATCAACAGGAACTCTTTACCTGGAGCTTTCCGATTATATTGCCGAATCAGGTGGCAAGTAGCCTCCTGAAACCAAATGGAACAGGGGATATTGCCGTACAGGAGACCGCGAATGCCTATCTGGTGAAAGCGAATGGCATTAGCTATCAAATCAATAAGACAAGCGGATTGCTGGAGCAGGTTCAAAATGCCAAAGGAGTAATTCCTTTCAAAAACGGACCTGTTTTGCAGGAAGCGGCGACAAATTATAAGAATTTCAAATTGGACCGTGAGGATGGAAAGGTGATTATCGCATCTACTTTTGATAAAAAAGAGAGTTACAATACCTTGCGTTGGGAAATCCTTGCTTCGGGACAGTTGAAGATGCATGTTCAATATTTTCCTGAAAGTTATTTTACACGTTTTGTTGGGGTGAATTTCGATTTTCCAGAAGATCAAATCGAAGGTGTTGAGTATCGGGGAATGGGCCCTTATCGGGTTTGGAAAAACCGGATGAAAGGGAATCAGTTTGGCGTGTGGAAAAAGAAGTACAATAACACGGCAACGGGCGAATCGCCATTCGAATATCCCGAATTTAAAGGGTACCATGCCAATATGTACTGGACCAAATTTATCGGAAAGGATCAAAGTTTCCGCGTGTTTACCGATCGGGAGGATGTGTTTTTGCGTTTATATACGCCAAAAGAACAGCAAGATACCGAATGGAAAAACATGGAACCTACTTTTCCGAAAGGCGATATTTCTTTTATGAATGGTATTTCAGCCATCGGCACGAAAACACAAAAGCCAGAAATGACCGGGCCGATGGGTATGAAGCATGTCTACTATGATTTTGAGAAGGAGCCAGCTCGGGCTTTGCATATGGTACTTTATTTTGATTTTGAAAACTAA
- a CDS encoding alpha-L-rhamnosidase, with the protein MKANTLASFLSMFLSILWHQATAQITVANLRTELRSNPIGIDVIAPRLSWQLQGSERSIRQEAYQVLVASSQEKLDQNIGDFWDSGKQVSNNSTYVIYAGRALQSRMEVFWKVKVYTNKGESSWSEPAGWTMGLLHYKDWTGRWIGFDQYFPSDNEQTGQLAARYFRKEFTTTKQIKQATAYVMGLGLYELYIDGKKMGDQVLAPVPTDYTKNIKYNVLDVTKSLSAGKHAIGVILGNGRFYAMRQAKPYKIKTFGYPKMQMQLMLTYTDGSTEIIKTDDSWKGTTEGPITANNEYDGEDYDARKELTGWANPDYDDKTWLKAAFVQEPGGNYEAQSEGMKVMQDIAPVSIVKKSEGKYILDFGQNFSGWVKMTVSGRRGTAVTLRFAESLTEDGELFTTNLRDAKATDHYILKGGGKETWEPRFTYHGFRYVEVSGYPGIASKNNFVGRFVYDDIPNTGTFVSSNTLINRIHQNAWWGIASNYKGIPVDCPQRNERQPWLGDRPVSAYGENFLFDNANFYTKWLEDIRLSQKEDGALPDVAPAFWCYYSDNISWPGTYLFIADMLYQQTGDLRILEKHYPAMKKWMDYMQLRYTGTDGIITKDSYGDWCFPPVTIEAGRGKIADKKYPSALIATSYYYHLLQMMSRFSVLVGNGQDQANFLDRAAKMRVEFDTAFYHDAGYYGSNSLTDNLLPMSLGLVEDANREKLSNRIVEIVEKENQGHLSTGLIGTQWIMRTLTKIGRVDLAYKIATNKTYPSWGYMVENGATTIWELWNGNTAHPKMNSQNHVMMLGDLLVWLYEDLAGIKSKEHAFQTVVMKPQVVAGFDHVDASYKSVYGTIQSNWSKSKSTFEWKISIPANTKAEIYLPTTVLSSILESNRKLKNEKDIQILRQEKSGTWFAIGSGDYQFKIKL; encoded by the coding sequence ATGAAAGCTAATACTCTTGCATCCTTTTTATCCATGTTCTTGTCGATCTTGTGGCATCAGGCTACAGCGCAGATCACTGTTGCAAACCTGCGGACTGAATTACGTTCGAATCCGATCGGTATAGATGTCATTGCTCCAAGACTGAGCTGGCAATTGCAGGGCAGTGAGCGGTCTATCCGACAAGAAGCCTATCAGGTACTTGTCGCTTCCTCACAAGAAAAACTGGATCAGAATATCGGCGATTTTTGGGATTCTGGGAAACAGGTTTCGAATAATTCCACGTATGTTATTTATGCAGGCAGAGCTCTGCAGAGCCGCATGGAAGTGTTCTGGAAAGTAAAAGTGTATACGAATAAGGGTGAAAGTAGCTGGTCTGAGCCGGCTGGTTGGACTATGGGGCTGCTGCATTACAAAGATTGGACAGGACGCTGGATTGGTTTTGATCAGTATTTCCCATCAGACAATGAACAGACCGGGCAATTGGCTGCCCGTTATTTCAGAAAGGAATTTACAACAACCAAGCAGATTAAGCAGGCTACAGCCTATGTGATGGGGCTAGGACTTTATGAATTATATATTGACGGCAAGAAGATGGGCGATCAAGTGCTGGCTCCAGTGCCTACGGATTATACAAAGAACATCAAGTATAATGTTTTGGATGTAACAAAATCCCTCTCAGCAGGTAAGCATGCGATCGGAGTGATCTTGGGAAATGGACGGTTCTATGCCATGCGTCAAGCAAAACCTTATAAAATAAAAACTTTTGGTTATCCAAAAATGCAAATGCAGCTTATGCTGACTTATACGGATGGATCAACTGAGATCATTAAGACCGATGATTCGTGGAAAGGAACGACCGAAGGACCCATAACGGCAAATAACGAATATGATGGTGAGGATTATGATGCCAGAAAGGAGCTAACGGGATGGGCAAATCCAGATTATGACGATAAAACATGGCTAAAGGCTGCTTTTGTGCAGGAGCCCGGTGGCAATTATGAAGCGCAGTCGGAAGGTATGAAGGTGATGCAAGATATTGCACCAGTTTCGATTGTCAAAAAGTCTGAAGGAAAATACATCCTCGATTTCGGACAGAATTTCTCGGGTTGGGTAAAGATGACGGTGTCCGGTAGGCGTGGAACAGCAGTGACACTCCGTTTTGCAGAATCTTTGACAGAAGATGGCGAACTATTTACAACAAATCTGCGCGATGCCAAAGCAACGGATCATTATATATTAAAAGGTGGCGGAAAGGAAACCTGGGAACCGCGATTTACTTACCATGGATTTCGTTATGTGGAAGTCAGCGGCTATCCGGGCATAGCTTCAAAAAATAATTTTGTTGGCCGCTTTGTCTACGACGATATACCCAATACGGGAACCTTTGTGTCTTCCAACACACTCATCAATCGGATCCATCAAAATGCATGGTGGGGGATCGCCTCAAACTACAAAGGTATACCGGTAGATTGCCCACAACGCAATGAGCGTCAGCCTTGGTTGGGTGACCGTCCAGTCAGTGCATACGGTGAGAACTTCCTCTTTGATAACGCCAATTTTTATACTAAATGGCTCGAAGATATTCGGCTGTCCCAAAAGGAGGATGGCGCGTTACCGGATGTTGCACCAGCCTTCTGGTGCTACTATAGTGATAATATCAGCTGGCCAGGAACATACCTATTTATCGCCGATATGCTCTATCAGCAGACTGGCGATCTGCGCATTTTGGAAAAACATTATCCGGCCATGAAAAAATGGATGGATTATATGCAGTTACGTTATACAGGAACGGATGGTATTATTACCAAGGATAGTTATGGTGATTGGTGCTTCCCACCGGTAACCATTGAAGCCGGAAGAGGAAAGATTGCCGATAAAAAATATCCAAGTGCATTGATCGCAACTTCCTATTACTATCATTTGCTACAAATGATGAGCCGATTTAGTGTCCTCGTCGGCAACGGACAGGATCAAGCTAACTTTTTGGATCGTGCAGCGAAGATGAGAGTAGAATTTGATACCGCGTTCTATCACGATGCAGGCTATTATGGTAGCAATTCATTGACCGATAACCTACTACCAATGTCTTTGGGATTGGTAGAGGATGCGAATAGAGAAAAGCTCAGTAATCGGATCGTTGAGATTGTCGAAAAAGAAAATCAGGGGCACCTGAGTACAGGACTTATCGGGACACAATGGATTATGCGCACGCTGACCAAAATAGGTCGTGTGGATCTTGCCTATAAAATTGCAACCAATAAGACCTATCCTTCCTGGGGTTACATGGTCGAAAATGGGGCCACAACAATTTGGGAGTTGTGGAATGGGAATACTGCCCATCCCAAGATGAATTCACAAAATCATGTGATGATGTTGGGCGATCTCTTGGTATGGCTCTATGAGGATCTGGCGGGTATCAAATCAAAGGAGCATGCCTTTCAGACTGTTGTCATGAAACCGCAGGTCGTAGCAGGGTTCGATCATGTGGACGCGAGCTACAAAAGTGTTTATGGAACCATTCAATCCAATTGGAGCAAAAGCAAATCGACTTTTGAATGGAAGATTTCTATTCCGGCCAATACCAAAGCAGAGATCTATCTGCCCACAACGGTACTGTCATCTATCCTGGAAAGCAATCGAAAATTAAAAAACGAGAAAGATATTCAGATTCTACGACAGGAAAAATCAGGCACTTGGTTCGCTATTGGATCTGGAGATTACCAATTCAAAATTAAACTATAA
- a CDS encoding sialate O-acetylesterase produces the protein MRQFIVHIALLVAGFSARANVILPNIFANHMVLQRNQPVAIFGSASPGEQVSVAFQNQLKTTEADQNGRWKIELKAMPATAVGQTLTIRGNNTIELKDVLVGEVWLCSGQSNMEYQMRKIEKVKAPLRGTCFPKNEVSEANNPNIRIFLVRRKFLAKPDGQYEGWAVARDSALRQFSAPAYFFGKTLQQELGVPVGIISSAVSGSRIEPWFSEEYWTSSPYLKDKKKEGDPGKFFHTMIAPLAPYTLKGFIWYQGESNTFLKENISYSYKMKALIENWRTLWENPKLPFYFTEIAPFYYSLDEKGHVRMPRTVLPEFREAQDLVLQLPHTARIITTDLVDDPHDLHPSYKWEIGRRHALKALKYVYHKNIVADGPELAAVKYQGKQARVKLKHAAGLKSVDGKPLTSFEVAGEDGIFYPAQAAINGQTVVLESEQVQQVHQVRFGWDEAAQPNLVNAAGLPAAPFRTNNPLQHIKLK, from the coding sequence ATGAGACAGTTTATTGTACATATTGCTTTATTGGTAGCCGGTTTTTCGGCAAGGGCGAATGTCATATTGCCGAATATTTTTGCGAATCACATGGTTTTGCAACGCAACCAACCGGTCGCCATTTTTGGTTCAGCGAGCCCTGGCGAGCAGGTAAGCGTAGCTTTTCAAAACCAGTTGAAGACGACAGAAGCCGATCAAAATGGTCGTTGGAAAATTGAACTAAAAGCCATGCCGGCTACTGCGGTTGGACAGACGTTGACCATCAGGGGAAACAATACGATCGAACTTAAAGATGTTTTGGTCGGTGAAGTATGGTTGTGCTCGGGCCAATCGAATATGGAATACCAAATGCGTAAAATTGAGAAAGTTAAAGCTCCGTTGAGAGGTACCTGTTTCCCTAAAAACGAAGTTTCCGAAGCAAACAATCCCAATATCCGAATTTTTTTAGTACGCCGAAAATTTCTGGCCAAGCCGGATGGCCAATATGAGGGCTGGGCTGTAGCCCGGGATTCGGCACTGCGTCAATTTTCTGCACCGGCCTATTTCTTCGGGAAAACCCTACAGCAAGAATTAGGTGTTCCTGTAGGCATTATTTCATCAGCTGTGAGCGGCAGCAGAATCGAGCCCTGGTTCTCCGAAGAATATTGGACAAGTTCACCTTATCTGAAAGATAAAAAGAAAGAAGGCGATCCCGGTAAATTCTTTCATACGATGATTGCACCATTAGCGCCTTATACCTTAAAAGGATTTATTTGGTACCAGGGTGAATCCAATACCTTTCTAAAAGAGAATATTAGTTATAGCTATAAAATGAAGGCGCTGATCGAAAATTGGCGGACTCTTTGGGAGAATCCCAAATTACCGTTTTATTTTACCGAGATCGCACCTTTTTATTATTCTCTGGACGAAAAAGGCCATGTCCGTATGCCGAGAACAGTGTTACCAGAATTTCGGGAAGCCCAAGATCTGGTTTTACAATTGCCGCATACAGCACGTATCATTACGACAGATTTGGTCGATGATCCACACGATCTCCATCCAAGTTATAAATGGGAAATCGGTCGTCGTCATGCCCTTAAGGCTTTAAAATATGTCTATCATAAAAATATTGTAGCCGATGGCCCTGAACTAGCGGCCGTAAAATATCAAGGCAAACAAGCAAGGGTAAAATTGAAACATGCTGCCGGATTAAAGTCCGTAGACGGCAAGCCCTTAACATCATTTGAAGTTGCGGGTGAGGATGGCATCTTTTATCCAGCACAGGCTGCTATCAACGGACAGACAGTCGTACTTGAAAGTGAACAGGTACAACAGGTCCATCAGGTCCGGTTCGGATGGGACGAAGCTGCCCAGCCTAATCTGGTGAATGCTGCAGGTTTGCCCGCGGCACCTTTTAGAACAAATAATCCACTACAACATATTAAATTGAAATAG
- a CDS encoding sugar phosphate isomerase/epimerase family protein, producing MMNRKKFIRDTLALIAVVALPPAVFAAPKRRYNVAVIDLMILKRQKLSAFELAKEIGADGLEVDMGGLGNRITFDSKFGDPAQRKAFLDKAKETGITICSLAMTGFYAQSFATRPTYQQMVGDCLEACQNMGVKVAFLPLGVTCDLVKYPELRPAIVERLRIVGEMAKKAGVIIGIETALDAKAEVDLLKEIGSKHIQIYFNFSNPLKEGRDLIQELTILGKKRICQIHCTDEDGVWLENNKRLHMPLVKRTLDRMGWRGWLVIERSRDANLSPRAVKENFGANTRYVKQVFQ from the coding sequence ATGATGAACCGGAAAAAATTTATACGCGATACCTTGGCCTTAATTGCTGTAGTAGCCCTGCCTCCTGCTGTCTTTGCTGCACCTAAGCGACGCTACAATGTCGCTGTAATTGATCTGATGATCTTAAAGCGGCAAAAGCTAAGTGCATTTGAACTGGCAAAAGAAATAGGAGCAGACGGGTTGGAGGTAGATATGGGCGGACTGGGCAACCGGATTACTTTTGACAGTAAGTTTGGCGATCCAGCACAACGGAAGGCTTTTCTTGACAAAGCAAAGGAAACGGGAATAACGATCTGTTCGTTGGCCATGACCGGCTTTTATGCACAGTCTTTTGCTACGCGGCCGACTTATCAGCAGATGGTAGGGGATTGTTTGGAAGCTTGCCAGAATATGGGGGTTAAAGTCGCTTTCTTGCCTTTGGGCGTGACGTGCGACTTGGTTAAATATCCCGAACTGCGACCTGCTATTGTGGAGCGTCTTCGTATAGTAGGTGAGATGGCAAAAAAAGCCGGTGTGATCATCGGGATTGAAACAGCATTGGATGCAAAAGCTGAGGTTGATCTTTTAAAGGAAATTGGATCCAAACATATCCAGATCTATTTTAATTTTTCCAATCCGTTGAAAGAAGGGCGTGATCTGATTCAGGAGCTGACTATTTTAGGAAAGAAGCGGATCTGTCAGATTCATTGTACGGATGAAGATGGTGTATGGCTCGAAAATAACAAACGACTGCATATGCCTTTGGTAAAACGAACCTTGGACCGTATGGGCTGGCGCGGTTGGCTCGTGATCGAGCGATCCCGTGACGCTAATCTATCACCACGTGCCGTCAAAGAAAATTTTGGTGCAAATACACGTTACGTAAAGCAGGTGTTTCAATGA